The following coding sequences lie in one Plasmodium berghei ANKA genome assembly, chromosome: 7 genomic window:
- a CDS encoding cdc2-related protein kinase 3: protein MNELEENEEEFFLNIFRGGPGKHFFSKNENFFLETNTLENNIRNKLLKNIENPCFLSKLSELKYKLLYDFCVIKKKEIQNKIWKNIENVVNNLCDEDAINVHEHLIKSKKKKDEKIFLGYIHIYNNNTTSKDELGSTYLIRSIENDKIEKKNNNMKSYLPQNIDLEKILWNKINLNKYKNFKEINKNINMLWDIYINFNILNLNKCKNKEIVRDILINLIKKDNHLINIIPGNNQIRLSNILNIYKRDKAENKQIKIPILNIETQVQNENQKNVHNENNSDLSFHLNVGSIVEQSPEIVKDNFNNIKNDQNEVQTYLKKEGNGDIKEKDKTIDQTNLYEWKDNSSIKNVFSLFSSTNNSNIILKPKKDILKKIKLKSMKNETENENNLTHELLLYSIKGEIQIKVKNIVKIHQVGQGAYGDVWMAEDIENNKRIALKKLKLNGNKEGLAKTYIREISILNSLQHKNVVELIGVIRTNIIPEEIKSNNILYNFEKKNQLLNYQNVKDKSIDSYIMPDRALKKKLAKCSSIYQSSESSESSESSSDSSDGISCDSDSCLCNKNPLNKKVNSCASIWMVFEYVPFDLSGYSELLREERQQKDRYKNMNLFTIGEIKNIMLQLFQALEYCHKNNVIHRDIKIANLLIDANGILKLADFGLARFHIDSFASNMTNRVITLWYRPPELLLGSENYSSSVDMWSCGCVLGELLTSNPLFTADNESDILKTIVNKIGVPNNNDYKFLKRLPLWNKIKFNPIHPSNINNLNQTKKIETEYIIKNLNGVGEIGLDLLKKLLKWDPLERISAHDALSHPWFRTHPLPEPIQQRCNIKAAHSFMTKSYKKRDAPKINLKKKIQENFRFLNVGKYRKIYFMNKYNGNIPQQLTSQMSHSFLPDNEFQGIKNKYTSNEIELQIGKENKIDKEEKLDNITRIQENIQTDQANAKILSNSADYFEKKNIKKNNNIPDTEIISKDGYGYNKYDKSSQNEYENKYKNIDRQNKYMNKYQNDNKKYYNDIEKKKTSDDYRAGYESNSQWGKGNYIIKDRRSRERRIRGSWSRERRSRERRSRERRSRERRSRERRSRERRSRERRSREIRSREIRSRERRSRERRSREIRSRERRSRERNWHRKEYWKRAGNKRDYRNRDRNKYDERHEEKYDEKYRDRYRSENREKDKWCGKKREYEKEDELNKSRELKKEIKEENRKKQKLNSENIKDEKK, encoded by the exons ATGAATGAGCTTGAAGAAAACGAAGAggaattttttcttaatatttttaggGGGGGGCCGGGTAAACATTTTTTctcaaaaaatgaaaatttttttttagaaacCAACACTCTTGAAAATAACATAAGAAAtaaacttttaaaaaatatagaaaaccCTTGTTTTTTATCTAAACTTTCTGAattaaaatacaaattgttatatgatttttgtgttataaaaaaaaaagaaattcaaaataagatttggaaaaatatagaaaatgtGGTTAATAACTTATGTGATGAAGATGCTATCAATGTGCATGAACATTTAATTAaatccaaaaaaaaaaaagatgaaaaaatatttttgggatatatacatatatacaataataatacaacaAGTAAAGATGAATTAGGTTCAACATATTTAATAAGAAGCatagaaaatgataaaattgaaaaaaaaaataataatatgaaatcTTATTTACCTCAAAATATAGActtagaaaaaatattatggaataaaataaatttaaataaatataaaaattttaaagaaataaataaaaatataaatatgttatgggatatatacataaattttaatattttaaatttaaataaatgtaaaaataaagaaattgtAAGggatatattaataaacttaataaaaaaagataatcatttaattaatattattccAGGGAATAATCAAATTAGATTGTCTAATattctaaatatatataaaagggATAAAGCTGAAAATaagcaaataaaaatcccaattttaaatattgaGACACAAgtacaaaatgaaaatcaGAAAAATGTACACAACGAAAATAACTCTGATTTAtcttttcatttaaatgtTGGTTCAATTGTTGAGCAAAGTCCTGAAATAGTAAAAGATAAtttcaataatataaaaaatgatcaAAACGAAGTTCAAACATATTTAAAGAAAGAAGGAAATGGagatataaaagaaaaagataaaacaattgatcaaacaaatttatatgaatgGAAGGATAATTCatcaattaaaaatgtgttTTCCTTGTTTTCTTCaacaaataattcaaatataattttaaaaccaaaaaaagatattttaaaaaaaattaaattaaaatcaATGAAAAACGAAacagaaaatgaaaataatttaacacatgaattgttattatattctaTTAAAGGggaaatacaaataaaagtaaaaaatattgtcaAAATACATCAAGTTGGGCAAGGAGCATATGGAGATGTATGGATGGCTGAggatatagaaaataataaaagaattgctttaaaaaaattaaaattaaatggaaataaagaAGGATTAGCTAAAACATACATCAGAGAAATATCTATACTTAATTCTTTAcaacataaaaatgttgTTGAACTTATTGGTGTTATTCGTACAAATATTATTCcagaagaaataaaatcaaataatatattatataattttgaaaaaaaaaatcaacttttaaattatcaaaatgtAAAAGATAAATCCATTGATTCGTATATAATGCCCGACCGAGCTTTAAAAAAGAAGTTAGCGAAATGTAGCTCCATTTATCAAAGTAGTGAAAGTAGCGAAAGTAGTGAAAGTAGCTCTGACAGCTCTGATGGGATTTCTTGTGACAGCGACTCTTGTTTGTGCAATAAGAATCCATTGAACAAAAAAGTAAATTCATGTGCATCTATTTGGATGGTTTTTGAATACGTTCCGTTTGACTTATCTGGATATAGCGAGCTGCTTCGAGAAGAACGTCAACAAAAAGatagatataaaaatatgaatttgTTTACAATAggtgaaataaaaaatataatgttaCAATTATTCCAAGCGCTAGAATATtgtcataaaaataatgtaatacatagagatataaaaatagcaaatttattaatagaTGCAAATggtattttaaaattagcTGATTTTGGATTAGCTAGATTCCATATAGATAGTTTTGCATCTAACATGACAAACAGAGTTATTACTTTATGGTATAGACCACcagaattattattaggtTCAGAAAATTATTCATCTAGTGTAGATATGTGGAGTTGTGGATGTGTTTTAGGAGAATTGCTGACAAGTAACCCTTTATTTACCGCTGATAATGAGTCagatattttaaaaactatagtaaataaaataggGGTTCCCAATAACAAtgattataaatttttgaaaaGATTGCCACTatggaataaaataaagtttaATCCAATACACCCaagtaatataaataatttaaatcaaactaaaaaaatagaaactgaatatattataaaaaatttaaatggCGTTGGAGAAATAGGATTAGACCTTTTAAAGAAGCTTTTAAAATGGGACCCTTTAGAAAGAATATCAGCACATGATGCTTTAAGTCATCCATGGTTTAGAACTCATCCTTTACCTGAACCTATTCAACAAAGATGTAACATTAAAGCTGCTCATAGCTTTATGACaaaaagttataaaaaaagagatgctccaaaaattaatttaaaaaaaaaaatacaagaaaattttagatttttaaatgttggaaaatatagaaaaatatattttatgaataaatataacgGCAACATTCCTCAACAGTTGACTTCTCAAATGTCACATTCTTTTCTACCAG ATAACGAATTTCaaggaataaaaaacaaatacaCTTCAAACGAAATTGAACTTCAAATTggaaaagaaaacaaaatagATAAGGAAGAAAAATTAGATAATATAACTCGGATACAGGAAAATATTCAAACAGATCAAGCTAATGCTAAGATATTGTCTAATTCTGCagattattttgaaaaaaaaaatataaaaaaaaataataatattccaGATACAGAAATAATTAGTAAAGATGGGTATGGATACAacaaatatgataaaagttcacaaaatgaatatgaaaataaatataaaaatatagataggcaaaataaatatatgaacaaatatcaaaatgataacaaaaaatactatAATGATATAGAAAAGAAGAAAACATCTGATGATTATCGAGCTGGCTATGAATCTAATAGCCAATGGGGAAAAGGAAATTACATAATTAAAGACAGAAGAAGTAGGGAAAGAAGAATTAGAGGCAGCTGGAGTAGGGAAAGAAGAAGTAGGGAAAGAAGAAGTAGGGAAAGAAGAAGTAGGGAAAGAAGAAGTAGGGAAAGAAGAAGTAGGGAAAGAAGAAGTAGGGAAAGAAGAAGTAGGGAAATAAGAAGTAGGGAAATAAGAAGTAGGGAAAGAAGAAGTAGGGAAAGAAGAAGTAGGGAAATAAGAAGTAGGGAAAGAAGAAGTAGGGAAAGGAACTGGCATAGAAAAGAATATTGGAAAAGAGCCGGAAATAAAAGGGATTATCGAAATAGAGacagaaataaatatgacgAAAGGcatgaagaaaaatatgacgAAAAATATAGGGATCGATATCGAAGTGAAAATAGGGAGAAAGATAAGTGGTGCGGGAAAAAAAGAGAGTATGAAAAAGAAGATGAATTGAATAAGTCAagagaattaaaaaaggaaataaaagaagaaaatagaaaaaaacaaaaattaaattcagaaaatatcaaagatgaaaaaaaataa
- a CDS encoding coatomer subunit zeta, putative: protein MKGVSIKQLDAIIILDEYGNRIAVKYYTNVLENKDDKNKNKNQCEHNFMNSNQLYSKEHMNNFYDESYNNLKTVDEQKQFEHDIVDKIKKTSSLLNEIEILVSNQYIILCLPINDIYIYVVGDETSNELVLYEVMKAIQDSLNNITNNNIGKKQLIDKLDSIYLLLDEIIDNGVIMETNPSIIVNRLYMNENDIQDLTSLNQAISSAKDNIIRSLLSGT from the coding sequence atgAAAGGAGTATCAATAAAACAACTTGAtgcaataataatattagatGAATATGGGAACAGAATTGcagtaaaatattatacgAATGTgttagaaaataaagatgataaaaataaaaataaaaatcaatgtgaacataattttatgaatagTAATCAATTGTATAGTAAAGAAcatatgaataatttttatgacGAATCGtataacaatttaaaaacagTAGATGAACAAAAACAATTTGAACATGACATAgttgataaaattaaaaaaacatcttccttattaaatgaaatagaAATTTTAGTATCAAATCAATAcattatattatgtttaCCAATAAacgatatatatatatatgttgtTGGCGATGAAACTAGTAATGAACTTGTTTTATATGAAGTTATGAAAGCAATTCAAGattctttaaataatataacaaataataatattggaaaaaaacaattaataGATAAATTAGATTCAATTTATCTGCTTTTAGATGAAATTATTGATAATGGGGTTATTATGGAAACTAATCCAAGTATTATAGTAAATcgattatatatgaatgaaaatgatatacaAGATTTAACTTCATTAAATCAAGCAATATCTTCAGCAAAggataatataattagaAGTTTGTTAAGTggtacataa
- a CDS encoding nuclear cap-binding protein subunit 2, putative, with protein sequence MSHLYEQVYKKRKYYDRALCNDYEDWLNKIQYSKTVYIGNLSIYTTEQQIYEHMNKAGDVENIIMGLHRTEKSPCGFCFVVYKKKEGATQSVNFLNNSILDGRIIRVDEDLGVIGKRKYGRGKTGVQKRDERNKHFDEDRPVVLDNLAQHLITKKRKINNNSYHYSNVYNIYHPYERNVKPRILTNNNFYPNNYQNSKSVNLKPVVTLYPNVQHLMTYNRNKNNNPYNYNYKKDRKPNM encoded by the exons atgtcaCATTTATATGAGcaagtatataaaaaaagaaaatactATGATAGGGCATTATGTAATGATTATGAAGATTggttaaataaaatacaatattCTAAAACTGTTTACATCGGGAACTTATCCATTTATACAACAGAGCAGCAAATATACGAG caTATGAATAAAGCTGGAGACGTCGAAAACATAATAATGGGATTGCATAGAACTGAAAAATCGCCCTGTGGTTTTTGTTTTGtagtatataaaaaaaaagaaggaGCAACACAATCTGTTAACTTTCTTAACAATTCAATATTAGATGGGAGGATAATAAGAGTAGATGAGGATTTAGGAGTAATAGGGAAACGAAAATATGGACGAGGTAAAACGGGTGTTCAAAAAAGAGATGAAAGAAATAAACATTTTGATGAAGATAGACCAGTAGTACTTGATAACTTAGCACAACATttaattacaaaaaaaagaaaaattaataataatagttatCATTATTCAAATGTgtacaatatatatcatcCATATGAAAGAAATGTCAAACCAAGaattttaacaaataataatttttatccaaataattatcaaaattcCAAATCTGTAAATTTAAAACCTGTTGTAACATTATACCCAAATGTTCAACACTTAATGACATAcaatagaaataaaaacaacaatccatataattataattataaaaaagatagAAAACCCAACATgtga
- a CDS encoding GTP:AMP phosphotransferase, putative: protein MRIVLFGAPGVGKGTFAEILAEKEKLKHINIGNILRNEIKKKSLIGKEISKIVNSGNLVPDNIITHIVDEEIKKCSINNTNNFKGFILDGFPRNINQSKELIKITSIDLFVNIFSPKYILIKKLLGRRICTICNNCFNIVDIKNKNFDMPPLLPSKNCHICKGNADLVKRSDDNEETILHRLNSYESTNAQIINFFKNLKYNFIDFEIKKGIKDFDEFHKSIFKYF, encoded by the coding sequence ATGAGAATTGTATTGTTTGGGGCGCCAGGGGTGGGTAAAGGTACATTTGCTGAAATATTAgcagaaaaagaaaaattaaaacatataaatataggtaatattttaaggaatgaaataaaaaaaaaatcattaaTTGGGAAAGAAATAAGTAAAATAGTCAATAGTGGAAATTTAGTTCCAgacaatataataacacATATTGTTGAtgaggaaataaaaaaatgctctattaataatacaaacAATTTTAAAGGGTTTATATTAGATGGATTTCCTAGAAATATAAACCAAAGTaaagaattaataaaaataacaagtattgatttatttgttaatatattttctccaaaatatatactaatTAAAAAGTTATTAGGAAGAAGAATTTGTACTATTTGCAATAATTGCTTCAATATTgttgatataaaaaataaaaattttgatatgCCTCCACTTTTGCCATCTAAAAATTGCCATATTTGTAAAGGAAATGCAGATTTAGTTAAAAGAAGTGATGACAATGAAGAAACGATTTTACACCGATTAAATTCTTATGAATCCACCAATGCACagattattaatttttttaaaaatttaaaatataattttatagattttgaaataaaaaaaggaataaaaGATTTTGATGAATTTCACAAatcaatttttaaatatttttaa
- a CDS encoding 60S ribosomal protein L15, putative has product MGAYKYIQEIWKKKQSDAMHFLLRVRTWEYRQLPVVHRVSKPSRPDKAKRLGYKALQGFVIYRVRVRRGDRKKRVRKGVVHGKPKHQGVHKQKSARNLKSVAEGKVGKSICGNLRVLNSYWVGQDAVYKYYEVILVDPMHNAVRNNPSINWICDSVHKHRELRGLTSAGKKYRGLRVKGHLSAKSRPSIRANWKRRQLIKLKKRR; this is encoded by the exons atgggaGCATACAAGTATATTCAAgaaatatggaaaaaaaaacaatcaGATGCTATGCATTTTTTGCTACGTGTCAGAACTTGGGAATATAG GCAATTGCCAGTTGTACATAGAGTATCCAAACCCAGCAGACCAGATAAAGCAAAACGATTAGGATATAAAGCTCTCCAAGGATTTGTAATATATAGAGTAAGAGTTCGACGAGGTGATAGAAAAAAGAGAGTAAGAAAAGGTGTTGTTCATGGAAAACCAAAACATCAAGGTGTTCATAAACAAAAATCAGCACGAAATTTAAAAAGTGTTGCTGAAGGGAAAGTAGGTAAAAGTATTTGCGGAAATTTAAGAGTTTTAAATAGTTATTGGGTAGGTCAAGATGcagtatataaatattatgaagTTATATTAGTCGATCCAATGCATAATGCAGTAAGAAATAATCCTAGTATAAACTGGATATGTGATTCAGTACATAAGCATAGAGAATTAAGAGGTTTAACTTCAGCCGGAAAGAAATATAGAGGTTTACGTGTTAAAGGACATTTGTCTGCTAAAAGTAGACCATCTATAAGAGCTAATTGGAAAAGAAGacaattaattaaattaaagaaaCGTAGATAA
- a CDS encoding RNA-binding protein, putative, translating into MSSKMETPKDLSEMTDSDFSNIDDKTDEKNEDEKKNKMKVLLKKPKKKLSISSKTSQKNNKKVIQNKTKKKINGPLACPPPPTHPPPPPPPPFIPKEKQQNWKLKKQTNNPDINNDIISMSNYPNNINNNPHYRINESQIYNKSLSIGSVHGPTPPYTSNIYNHGSGINSLPCTNTNIKVNLQTNPNYNYNNSFKKNYKMNNISESELYVVASPTLMPAPTQQTNNPINIQIERKHTLISNNSINKNKDYPYMDIQHNNNNFSFPSNTKQQYSNISIPPNPNYYQPNNLRPTDYIEDKIYYPNYQNNTDHNNAPKYYQPVINTWNGAAHPPIPNNPYHGNPKTSTHDYNSEKINYKDKPIRMGNGPYDTKPHNIIVTNIPKNLTSRDIMETFKCMGNVLGAGIMMTSKGEHSGCAYVTFPNIETAALAASRYDGGTLNNQKIKVFIE; encoded by the exons ATGAGTAGCAAAATGGAAACCCCAAAAGATTTGTCTGAAATGACTGATAGTGATTTTTCTAATATCGACGACAAAactgatgaaaaaaatgaggatgaaaaaaaaaataaaatgaaagttttattaaagaagccaaagaaaaaattatccaTATCTTCAAAAACTAgccaaaaaaataataaaaaagtaattcaaaataaaacaaaaaaaaaaataaatgggCCATTGGCTTGTCCGCCTCCACCTACTCACCCTCCACCTCCACCACCACCTCCATTTATTccaaaagaaaaacaacaaaattggaaattaaaaaaacaaacaaacaatcctgatattaataatgatataatttCAATGAGTAATTAtccaaataatattaataacaaTCCACATTATAGAATAAATGAATCACAAATTTACAACAAAAGTTTAAGCATTGGGTCTGTTCATGGTCCAACTCCCCCATATActtcaaatatttataaccATGGCTCTGGTATAAACTCCTTACCATGTACTaacacaaatataaaagtaaatttacaaacaaaccctaattataattataataatagttttaaaaaaaattataaaatgaataatatttctgAATCAGAATTATATGTTGTGGCATCTCCAACATTAATGCCAGCACCAACCCAACAAACAAATAATCCAATTAATATACAGATCGAAAGAAAACATACCCTTATATCTAACAattctataaataaaaataaagattaTCCATACATGGATATACAacacaataataataatttttcatttccatCAAATACAAAACAACaatattcaaatatatcaatTCCACCCAATCCTAACTATTACCAACCAAATAATTTACGCCCAACAGATTATATAgaagataaaatatactaCCCAAActatcaaaataatactgATCATAATAATGCTCCTAAGTATTACCAACCAG TCATAAATACCTGGAATGGCGCCGCACACCCTCCTATTCCAAACAATCCTTATCATGGAAATCCGAAAACTTCAACAc ATGATTATAACTCagagaaaataaattataaggATAAGCCAATTAGAATGGGCAATGGACCTTATGATACAAAACCACATAATATAATCGTTACAAAT ATACCAAAAAATTTAACATCAAGAGATATTATGGAAACATTTAAATGTATGGGGAATGTTTTAGGAGCTGGAATTATGATGACCAGCAAG GGAGAGCATTCAGGGTGTGCCTACGTGACATTCCCAAACATCGAAACCGCAGCATTGGCAGCAA gcCGATATGATGGAGGGACATTGaataatcaaaaaataaaagtttttatagaataa
- a CDS encoding glutamyl-tRNA(Gln) amidotransferase subunit A, which translates to MHFKCTAILYIIIYLLNFGVFNNLQFIIIINGKKVVRTKGNIYNERTKNINKRTHTKKEKNRWLPFFLFNKARYINDRVIKKKKKFHAHSAPNENNNYKESNNSHIYQIRKEILSSPGNIKSIIEKHVINKVLHGNINKYNSFSYICNIDEIYEQVTKLYEIYEQCNKLPLKLPKLFGLPIALKDNIITKGIPTTAGSKILSNYKSSYDSTVVKKLKKHGAIIIGKTRLDEFAMGSCTGNVKNPFNEKYLSCGGSSGGSASCVGSKILNCSVNTDTGGSIRTPAALCGCIGLKPTYGRISRYGIIPYNEETDVVGLIVNNVYDCSILLDCLSGYDKNDLKSVHTKKKKYYFLLKKYEQSEIFKSEKPLKNMKFGYLSKDLLKRYFVDDVVCDHYDMVMKNIKDMGGILINTNIYKLVEYCYIYYMYSMIVANSNIARMNGINYNIPNINNENNFITKLRSNLIDENVLARIIGGSIISSYFEKNNKKINFRRVFLVIKNKLISRLNKIFEHVNFILLPSLPRSNNIKEDCNMDISLSFEKYLKNKTNLEKKYFDNINMNNDNNNKNYFCIENDNISNKYMYNKYMREIFLVISSITGFPSIVIPTGEFTKNLNEPQSFQLLNSKLNEHELLKVALAYKDKMYVNKKLVHNLENKAS; encoded by the coding sequence ATGCATTTCAAGTGTACagcaatattatatattataatatatttacttaATTTTGGCGTTTTCAATAATTTAcaatttatcattataattaacGGTAAGAAAGTTGTAAGGACaaaaggaaatatatataatgaaagaacaaaaaatataaataagcGTACACATAcgaagaaagaaaaaaatagatggttaccgttttttttattcaacAAAGCTCgatatattaatgatagggttataaaaaaaaaaaaaaaatttcatgCACATAGTGCAccaaatgaaaataataattataaagaaTCAAATAATTCTCATATTTACCAAATaagaaaagaaatattatcatcccctggaaatataaaaagtattATTGAAAAGCATGTTATTAACAAGGTTTTGCatggaaatataaataaatacaatagcttttcatatatatgtaacattgatgaaatatatgaacaagtcaccaaattatatgaaatttATGAACAATGTAATAAATTGCCCTTAAAATTACCAAAATTATTTGGTCTTCCTATTGCTTTAAAAGACAACATAATAACAAAAGGTATTCCGACAACAGCAGGaagtaaaatattatcaaattataaaagttCTTATGATAGTACagttgtaaaaaaattaaagaaacaTGGAGCAATTATTATTGGGAAAACGCGTTTAGATGAATTTGCAATGGGATCATGCACAGGTAATGTAAAAAATCCATTTAATGAAAAGTATTTATCATGTGGTGGGTCATCTGGTGGTTCAGCTAGCTGTGTTGGATCAAAAATTCTGAACTGTTCAGTAAATACAGATACAGGAGGATCAATCCGAACACCTGCTGCATTGTGTGGATGTATAGGATTAAAACCTACTTATGGGAGAATAAGTAGATATGGTATTATACCATATAATGAAGAAACCGATGTAGTAGGTTTAATAGTTAATAACGTCTATGATTGTAGTATATTATTAGATTGCTTATCTGGATATGAcaaaaatgatttaaaaagtgtgcacacaaaaaaaaaaaaatattattttttattaaaaaaatatgaacagtcagaaatatttaaaagcGAAAAgccattaaaaaatatgaaatttGGATATTTAAGTAAAGATCTATTAAAGAGATATTTTGTTGATGATGTTGTGTGTGATCATTATGATATggtaatgaaaaatattaaagacATGGGGggaatattaataaatacaaatatatacaaattggTTGAgtattgttatatatattatatgtattcaATGATAGTAGCAAATAGTAATATAGCAAGAATGAATggaattaattataatattcctaatataaataatgaaaataatttcattaCAAAATTACGATCAAATTTAATAGATGAAAATGTTTTAGCACGAATAATTGGAGGTTCAATTATATCTTCAtatttcgaaaaaaataacaaaaaaataaatttccGTCGCGTCTttttagtaataaaaaataaattgatTTCGCgtttaaacaaaatttttgaacatgttaattttattttattaccaTCATTACCTAGATCGAATAATATAAAGGAAGATTGTAATATGgatatttctttatcatttgaaaaatatttaaaaaataaaacaaatttggaaaaaaaatattttgataatattaatatgaacaacgacaataataataaaaattatttctgTATAGAAAATGACAATATAAGTAATAAGTATATgtacaataaatatatgagagaaatatttttggtTATATCTTCTATTACAGGATTTCCGAGTATCGTTATTCCAACAGGGGAATTTACTAAAAATTTGAATGAACCTCAATCTTTTCAGTTACTAAATTCGAAATTGAATGAGCATGAGTTGTTAAAAGTTGCCTTAGCATACAAGGATAAGATgtatgttaataaaaaattggtTCACAATTTGGAAAATAAGGCTAGTTAA